The following are from one region of the Bacteroidia bacterium genome:
- a CDS encoding YqaE/Pmp3 family membrane protein has protein sequence MEKIMKCVLSILLIWFVANLNILAASTNNQAVINNSGPQKNTASPQKSSKVRKQERKEMVQKMREQLRVFRKTAGSGASKGVCVLISIFLPFIGVLVYENSITTNFWISLILWFLLFFPGFIYALLVIFDVI, from the coding sequence ATGGAGAAAATTATGAAATGTGTGTTAAGCATACTTTTAATTTGGTTTGTAGCAAACTTGAATATTTTGGCTGCTTCTACTAATAATCAAGCGGTTATAAATAATTCAGGTCCTCAGAAAAATACCGCATCACCCCAAAAATCTTCTAAGGTTCGGAAACAAGAACGTAAAGAAATGGTGCAAAAAATGCGCGAACAATTGAGGGTATTTAGAAAGACAGCCGGATCAGGAGCAAGCAAAGGCGTTTGTGTACTTATTTCCATATTTTTACCGTTTATAGGTGTGCTTGTGTATGAAAATTCAATAACAACAAATTTTTGGATAAGCCTAATCCTCTGGTTCTTATTGTTTTTTCCGGGCTTTATTTACGCTCTTTTGGTTATCTTTGACGTAATATAA
- a CDS encoding OmpA family protein — translation MLNRIFLGYWIAALLVFFVKIDSSAQALEATEEKTLLKILLTDLKGKPLPNERLEVKGQKTTFKATAKTDAAGKWHLLVPEGDTYKVTYFTHHHSEQSVLVEVPIEDGAFESDLTLKYRPPQEFTLDNLYFDVNSAAIKPESYPELKELIAFLDIDTSVRIEIAGHTDDQGDDAANLKLSQARADAVKNYLIQKGINASRLVAKGYGETKPIADNATPEGRKKNRRTTVAVLN, via the coding sequence ATGCTAAATCGTATTTTTTTAGGGTATTGGATAGCAGCATTATTAGTTTTTTTTGTTAAAATTGATAGTTCTGCTCAAGCATTAGAAGCCACTGAAGAAAAAACGCTTCTTAAAATTCTATTAACGGACTTAAAGGGAAAACCGCTACCCAACGAACGTCTTGAAGTTAAGGGTCAAAAAACAACGTTTAAAGCTACTGCTAAAACAGACGCAGCCGGCAAATGGCATCTATTAGTTCCGGAAGGAGACACCTACAAAGTAACGTATTTCACACACCACCACTCAGAACAATCCGTTTTGGTGGAAGTTCCCATAGAAGACGGAGCTTTTGAAAGCGATTTAACACTTAAATACAGACCTCCGCAGGAATTTACCTTAGATAATCTATACTTTGATGTAAATTCTGCCGCAATTAAACCCGAATCATATCCTGAATTGAAAGAGTTAATAGCATTTTTAGACATAGACACAAGCGTCCGTATAGAAATTGCCGGCCACACAGACGACCAAGGAGATGATGCAGCAAACCTAAAACTATCCCAAGCCAGAGCAGACGCAGTCAAAAATTATCTGATACAAAAGGGAATTAATGCAAGCAGATTGGTTGCCAAAGGGTACGGAGAAACGAAACCCATTGCAGATAACGCTACCCCAGAAGGGCGAAAAAAGAATAGACGTACTACCGTGGCGGTGTTGAATTAA
- the miaA gene encoding tRNA (adenosine(37)-N6)-dimethylallyltransferase MiaA, which translates to MKRLLLVIGGATACGKSQVALSIAKKLNTAVISADSRQVYRDLDIGTAKLMPADRQGVPHYLIDCCDLHESYNAGKFTKDALEILSQLFLNHQVVVLCGGTGLFIQGVISGFAQIPEVSPTIREQLNTELTKFGLPRLVQELAQVDPKTAQNIDCHNPHRVLRALEVFRATGKPLSYFHNQQPTLRDFDVLYCVLSLEKNVLHARIEARTRDMLFRGLAQETQNILQKYPFSEIQALQTVGYQECISYLHGKITARELPEQIILRTKQYAKRQITWFNKVPDAHRISAEDPEFATQQIMDLLEKQLAILNSTPPR; encoded by the coding sequence ATGAAACGTCTGTTGTTAGTAATTGGTGGAGCTACGGCCTGCGGAAAATCGCAGGTAGCTTTGTCTATTGCTAAAAAATTAAATACTGCTGTTATTTCCGCAGATTCCAGACAAGTTTATCGTGATTTGGATATTGGAACGGCAAAATTAATGCCGGCAGACCGGCAGGGAGTTCCGCATTATCTGATTGATTGTTGTGATCTACATGAGAGCTATAATGCCGGAAAATTTACCAAAGATGCACTTGAGATTTTATCACAACTATTTCTAAATCATCAGGTTGTGGTACTTTGCGGTGGGACGGGACTTTTTATACAGGGAGTTATTTCCGGTTTTGCCCAGATACCGGAAGTTTCGCCTACTATTCGTGAACAGCTAAATACCGAATTAACTAAGTTCGGCCTGCCTCGATTGGTTCAAGAGTTAGCGCAGGTAGATCCCAAAACGGCTCAAAATATTGACTGTCATAACCCGCATAGAGTTTTACGTGCCTTAGAGGTTTTTAGAGCTACCGGTAAACCACTCAGCTATTTTCATAATCAGCAACCTACTTTGAGAGATTTTGATGTACTTTATTGCGTGCTTTCGTTAGAAAAAAACGTTTTACACGCACGTATAGAAGCACGTACTCGAGATATGCTTTTTAGAGGCTTAGCTCAAGAAACCCAAAATATATTGCAAAAATATCCATTCTCTGAAATACAGGCATTACAAACCGTTGGTTATCAGGAATGTATTTCTTATTTACACGGGAAAATCACAGCACGAGAACTCCCTGAGCAGATTATTCTGCGAACGAAACAATATGCTAAGCGGCAAATCACTTGGTTCAACAAAGTACCTGATGCTCACCGAATATCTGCCGAAGATCCGGAATTTGCTACTCAACAGATAATGGATTTATTGGAAAAGCAATTGGCAATACTTAATTCAACACCGCCACGGTAG
- a CDS encoding DUF4292 domain-containing protein — protein sequence MKSRVFFVGCTILATLYIFSGCKSGKNIQKKSSYSQKQPFNKNELVHNNVIYKTFLIKGKAEYSDEKTKQQFQYKIQGYRDSLLWASLTVMGFEGMRMKISQDSIWILNRLKKQVMVGSYQDIEKLGGLPVKLDWAQELLVGNTPDFVLDATFEQNSNKAVWKEGSNEFILILDPNNQKLVSLTNKQPKRTTSISYAQFSEVIPILPASMLLKTAGKSEQNVALHHQKVEFDVAGGLNCSFNVPHDYIYVPIQ from the coding sequence ATGAAATCCAGAGTATTTTTTGTTGGATGCACTATATTAGCTACTTTGTATATTTTTTCCGGATGTAAATCCGGAAAAAATATACAAAAAAAATCTTCCTATTCCCAAAAACAACCTTTCAATAAAAATGAATTGGTTCATAACAATGTCATTTACAAAACCTTTCTAATAAAAGGTAAGGCCGAATATTCTGATGAAAAAACGAAACAGCAGTTTCAGTACAAAATTCAAGGTTATCGGGATAGCTTGCTGTGGGCATCTCTGACCGTGATGGGCTTTGAAGGTATGCGAATGAAAATCAGCCAAGATTCTATCTGGATACTTAACCGCTTAAAAAAGCAGGTAATGGTAGGCTCATACCAAGATATTGAAAAATTGGGAGGCTTGCCGGTAAAGTTAGATTGGGCGCAAGAGTTATTGGTTGGAAACACTCCTGATTTTGTATTAGATGCTACCTTTGAACAAAATTCAAATAAAGCTGTTTGGAAAGAAGGATCAAATGAATTTATTTTGATTTTAGACCCTAATAATCAAAAACTTGTGAGTTTAACCAATAAGCAACCTAAGAGAACTACGTCTATCAGTTATGCACAATTTTCCGAGGTAATCCCGATACTTCCAGCGTCTATGCTGCTTAAAACTGCCGGTAAGTCTGAGCAAAACGTAGCCTTACATCACCAAAAAGTAGAGTTTGATGTTGCTGGCGGGTTGAACTGTAGTTTTAACGTTCCTCATGACTATATATATGTACCTATTCAATGA